One window from the genome of Periophthalmus magnuspinnatus isolate fPerMag1 chromosome 18, fPerMag1.2.pri, whole genome shotgun sequence encodes:
- the arhgef40 gene encoding rho guanine nucleotide exchange factor 40, translating into MGSEAMEDCVQGALSSLYPPFESTAPPLLSQVFSVLESTYQHDSLRYLLDYFVPAKHLLNKLQQHACAQYTGCLFLHSGWPLCLGEQVVVQLSTLDWRLLRSNDFYLQVVPFSTRCPRLALKCLAPGGRTVQEILVPESQHPLVFTSEWLHSINKERGHKREVGGGLDTCLVSTCDGVVRLPWKEVVYPKFIHDPTADLVSDPGASLSDRLPSDGGWGCSSSGEIDSFSWDEEDDDHASLELGSGVARRRSSEDGLGRTARPPHLDGDYVELLEPRLGPDGGVDNKQRYLEMHAISKTKTLPLIRRGKAIKLKKGKTYGSGSFRAARSKDTTSSKENLTPRLPLRPIEHRVKPYSSSVQDSDESDRTSKDSETLDRNGIKFEAVYRERKPGVGKERDSNGSANMDGKDKTSELPDVNAAAEGQSDVSDSVFEETDKPLTGESDATTTTTTTPTSDTTDATFTTRNDKSTKCNSTKTKGLLPKKPGLSSSSCDVKVTEEEEEEEEEEQRRRTEERVCPRGKEVKTTGFRAPRRKRRGRGAKARGRSGGRGHQRGVRAQTRAAARSTAPSDKNRTEERKPETTTTNTTETKTDDEVKVLCNGQAASVSSPSSNHCKDEHGPTDAGQMNGVSSKNPPSLQELEPQLLQSGKLKLTGTVDRLGRALVFTDTETSEEGFTEEEMTRVLLCYHHITSPAAKEKGLTLIMDSRRAPPSPVLLAALKLFQEQVPGGLGSVLVLVEENQEPLGLNLEGTELHAVRGVGVLQQYVDKQQLLRELQGEFTHSHSDWLSFRLSLESLTERCESALELLGGALQSMETQRMPNNIQAVPQSISQHKELMSSVLADQRLTELQRRGGAWLAGLANSSTGMAQRSPDCRSALAATSKLYDSVDDALHRLVQVSNQRGCDLDKLGRLAALVHKLDKCDKDIESVQSQLQDFRDPPLSLSRLSLKQQKFKTFRESANDLHSETLSVLSDLETWSELDWAGLNQVQIRLPPVRERLRDMSHCLSDCWTTLDNTQRLLSTLTEATQWCDAVSSPSAATCPLASLPPIPPSRFQDARALALELGGGQLLDLWTQTVERYQRTVAHVKPRFLQSDRSHHQNQGKPKTPSASSAWDLLGPEGEGEWGGGDGGLQSWGSLASLFRPQTCSTLKIGDEKGNRKEATNAGAGGGNFLHNLLNPKKSPTESSVPQKPVRKRHPSFDLQALLAPRRGAASPKPLDSPGGGASRHSPMSWLGRRTPADPVVATAMAAAVPGWGGAGGGGVLIRGVEVSSKEVVDHTGSPRQHVLLSRAEREMGSAERGGATPQSKLYLLWCRMLSSERQYVAMLKGVEETYLPLLHLSDAPASIRGKDDALFPYWTALCNFHSQYLLPAMEGALVQSLLQQDCFSKYRDQFMDYSQFIRSKPDLDSALVSQAADFFKSKLPLASPLSPLSFPHCLQAPVQRLEQYCAALEELGGINPASDSALSVLRHAQRHGDDLRASDLIVGCPMPAAERGELVRHGVLTVCGGPRRKWSGVRNVFLYQNVLIFTKLKSPAPGRSAYSYKHSVKTGEMGLTQSVGDDGLKFEVWVRSVPRSKDYVTLQAPDRDSKEAWTRDLAHLLWTHAINNTELCLKESLCMGVSSKLLLDATGTQTNELDTMSTMSDRVHSSCSDSSSVGSQMDGDAGRDHRGRCGSTGCSQSPSTAV; encoded by the exons GGTTCAGAGGCCATGGAAGACTGtgtccagggggcgctctcgtCTCTGTACCCCCCGTTCGAGAGCaccgcccctcctctcctctcacag GTTTTCTCGGTGCTGGAGTCGACGTATCAACACGACAGTCTGAGGTACCTCCTGGATTATTTTGTCCCGGCCAAACATCTATTAAACAAACTACAGCAGCACGCATGT GCCCAGTACACCGGCTGCCTGTTCCTCCACTCGGGGTGGCCTCTGTGTCTGGGGGAGCAGGTTGTCGTCCAGTTGTCGACTCTGGACTGGAGGCTCCTGCGCAGTAACGACTTCTACCTGCAGGTGGTGCCGTTCTCCACCCGCTGCCCCCGACTGGCCCTGAAGTGTTTGGCCCCCGGGGGCCGCACGGTCCAGGAGATTCTGGTCCCCGAGTCGCAGCATCCGCTGGTTTTCACGTCCGAGTGGCTCCACAGCATCAACAAAGAACGAGGGCACAAGAGAGAAG TTGGCGGCGGTCTGGACACATGCCTCGTCAGCACGTGCGACGGCGTGGTGCGTCTGCCTTGGAAGGAGGTCGTTTACCCCAAATTCATCCACGACCCCACCGCCGACCTCGTGTCCGACCCCGGCGCCTCCTTATCGGACCGACTCCCCAGCGACGGAGGCTGGGGCTGCTCCTCCTCCGGGGAAATCGACTCCTTCTCCTGGGACGAAGAGGACGACGACCACGCCTCCCTGGAGCTCGGGTCCGGCGTCGCGCGAAGACGGAGCAGCGAGGACGGACTCGGGAGAACGGCGAGGCCTCCGCACCTCGACGGGGACTACGTGGAACTGCTGGAGCCGAGACTAGGGCCGGACGGCGGGGTGGACAACAAACAGCGGTACCTGGAGATGCACGCCATTTCCAAAACCAAAACGCTGCCGTTGATCCGCAGAGGGAAAGCGATAAAACTGAAGAAAGGAAAAACGTACGGATCAGGGAGTTTTCGAGCGGCACGGAGTAAAGACACAACATCGTCTAAGGAAAATCTAACGCCGCGACTTCCGCTGCGACCGATTGAACACAGAGTTAAACCGTATTCGTCGTCCGTTCAGGATTCGGACGAGAGCGATCGAACGAGCAAAGACTCCGAAACTTTGGACAGAAACGGGATTAAGTTTGAAGCCGTTTATCGAGAAAGAAAACCAGGCGtcgggaaagagagagacagtaaCGGAAGTGCGAACATGGACGGGAAAGACAAAACGAGCGAACTGCCAGACGTCAACGCCGCCGCAGAAGGACAATCGGACGTGTCGGACTCGGTGTTTGAGGAGACGGACAAACCGCTGACCGGAGAGAGCGACGCCACGACCACCACGACCACCACGCCCACGTCGGACACAACGGACGCCACGTTTACGACTCGCAACGACAAATCTACAAAGTGCAATagtacaaaaacaaaaggacTTTTACCGAAGAAACCTGGACTTAGCAGCAGCTCATGTGACGTGAAagtgacagaagaagaagaggaggaggaggaggaggagcagaggaggaggacagaggagcgaGTGTGTCCGAGGGGGAAGGAGGTCAAAACGACAGGATTCAGAGCTCCGag gaggaagaggaggggccgAGGGGCCAAAGCCCGGGGCCGGTCCGGGGGGCGGGGCCAtcagagaggagtgagagctCAGACTAGAGCCGCTGCTCGCTCCACTGCCCCGAGTgacaagaacagaacagaggagaggaaacctgagacaacaacaacaaacacgacTGAAACGAAGACGG ATGACGAGGTTAAAGTTTTGTGTAATGGACAAGCTGCTTCTGTCTCGAGTCCTTCATCAAACCACTGCAAAGACGAGCACGGCCCGACCGACGCGGGGCAGATGAACGGCGTCTCGTCTAAAAACCCGCCCTCGCTTCAGGAGCTGGAGCCACAGCTGCTGCAGTCGGGAAAACTCAAACTCACAG GGACAGTGGACAGACTGGGACGAGCTCTGGTTTTCACCGACACAGAGACGTCAGAAGAAGGATTCACCGAAGAAGAGATGACCCGAGTCCTGCTCTGTTATCACCACATCACCAG CCCTGCAGCCAAAGAAAAGGGTCTCACGCTCATCATGGATAGCCGCCGCGCCCCGCCCTCCCCCGTCCTCCTCGCCGCGCTTAAACTCTTCCAG GAGCAGGTTCCCGGGGGTCTGGGGTCGGTTCTGGTTTTGGTTGAGGAGAATCAGGAGCCGCTCGGTCTGAACCTGGAGGGAACGGAG CTCCACGCGGTCAGAGGCGTCGGCGTCCTGCAGCAGTACGTCGACAAACAGCAGCTCCTCAGAGAACTGCAGGGAGAGTTCACCCACAGCCACTCGGACTGGCTCAGCTTCAGACTG AGTCTGGAGAGTTTGACAGAGCGATGTGAGAGCGCCCTCGAGCTGCTGGGAGGAGCACTGCAGTCTATGGAAACACAGAGAATGCCCAATAACATTCAG GCGGTTCCTCAGAGCATCTCTCAGCACAAGGAGCTCATGTCCAGCGTTCTGGCCGATCAGCGTCTCACAGAGCTGCAGCGGAGGGGCGGGGCTTGGCTCGCCGGGTTGGCCAATAGTTCGACGGGGATGGCACAGAGGTCACCAGACTGCAG ATCTGCTCTGGCGGCGACGTCCAAACTCTACGACAGCGTGGACGACGCCCTCCACCGCCTCGTCCAAGTGTCCAACCAGAGAGGCTGCGACCTGGACAAGCTGGGACGCCTCGCCGCGCTCGTCCACAAACTGGACAAA TGTGATAAGGACATCGAGAGTGTCCAGTCCCAGCTGCAGGACTTCAGAgaccctcctctgtccctcagcAGACTGTCCCTGAAGCAGCAGAAGTTCAAGACGTTCAGAGAGTCGGCCAAC GACCTGCACAGTGAGACTTTGTCCGTCCTGTCTGACCTGGAGACCTGGTCTGAGCTGGACTGggccggactgaaccaggtccagATCCGACTGCCCCCGGTgcgagagagactgagggacatGTCCCACTGTCTGTCCGACTGTTGGACCACTCTGGACAACACTCAGAGGCTGCTGTCCACTCTGACCGAG GCGACTCAATGGTGCGACGCCGTGTCCTCGCCGTCCGCCGCCACCTGCCCCCTGGCGTCCCTGCCGCCGATCCCGCCCTCTCGTTTCCAGGACGCCCGCGCTCTGGCCCTGGAGCTGGGCGGGGGGCAGCTGCTCGACCTCTGGACCCAAACCGTGGAGCGATACCAGAGAACCGTCGCCCATGTCAAACCGCGCTTCCTCCAGTCGGACCGGAGCCACCACCAGAACCAGGGGAAGCCCAAGACGCCGTCGGCGAGCAGCGCGTGGGACCTGCTGGGGCCGGAGGGCGAGGGCGAGTGGGGCGGGGGCGACGGCGGGCTGCAGTCCTGGGGGTCCCTGGCGTCGCTCTTCAGGCCCCAGACGTGTTCGACGCTGAAGATCGGAGACGAGAAAGGAAACAGGAAAGAAGCGACGAACGCCGGAGCAGGAGGCGGGAACTTTCTGCACAATCTACTCAACCCGAAGAAGAGC cCGACAGAGTCGTCCGTTCCGCAGAAGCCGGTTCGAAAGCGTCACCCGAGCTTCGACCTCCAGGCGCTGCTCGCCCCGCGCCGCGGCGCCGCGTCCCCCAAACCCCTGGATTCCCCCGGGGGCGGGGCCAGCCGACACTCCCCCATGTCGTGGCTCGGGCGCAGGACGCCGGCGGACCCGGTCGTGGCGACGGCGATGGCGGCGGCCGTGCCCGGGTGGGGCGGCGCGGGGGGAGGCGGCGTGCTCATCAGGGGGGTGGAGGTCAGCAGTAAAGAGGTGGTGGATCACACGGGGTCACCGCGGCAACACGTCCTCCTGAGCCgagcggagagagagatggggtcagcggagagaggaggggccacGCCGCAGAG taaACTGTACCTGCTGTGGTGCCGGATGCTGAGCTCGGAGCGTCAGTACGTGGCGATGTTAAAGGGGGTGGAGGAGACGTACCTGCCCCTCCTCCATCTGTCCGACGCTCCCGCCTCCATCAGGGGCAAAGACGACGCCCTGTTCCCCTACTGGACCGCCCTCTGCAACTTCCACTCGCAGTACCTCCTCCCGGCCATGGAGGGCGCCCTGGTGCAGAGTCTGCTACAGCAGGACTGCTTCAGCAAATAT AGGGATCAGTTCATGGATTATTCTCAGTTCATCAGATCTAAACCCGACCTGGACTCAGCTCTGGTGTCACAGGCTGCAGACTTTTTCAAG TCGAAGCTTCCTCTGGCttctcccttgtctcctctgtccttccctcACTGCCTTCAGGCCCCGGTGCAGCGTTTGGAGCAGTACTGCGCCGCCCTAGAGGAGCTGGGAGGGATAAACCCCGCCTCCGACTCCGCCCTCTCCGTCCTGAGACACGCCCAGCGCCACGGAGACGACCTGCGCGCCAGTGACCTCATCGTGGGCTGCCCG ATGCCCGCGGCGGAGCGAGGGGAGCTGGTGCGTCACGGCGTCCTCACCGTTTGTGGAGGTCCTCGGAGGAAGTGGAGCGGCGTCAGAAACGTTTTCCTCTATCAGAACGTCCTGATCTTCACGAAACTCAAGAGCCCCGCCCCCGGACGCTCCGCCTACAGCTACAAACACAGCGTCAAG ACGGGGGAGATGGGTTTGACTCAGAGCGTTGGAGACGACGGTTTGAAGTTCGAGGTTTGGGTTCGTTCGGTTCCTCGCTCCAAAGATTACGTCACTCTGCAGGCGCCAGACCGGGACAGTAAAGAGGCGTGGACCCGTGACCTGGCGCACCTGCTGTGGACGCACGCCATCAACAACACAG agtTGTGTCTGAAGGAGTCGTTGTGTATGGGTGTGTCCAGTAAACTGCTGCTGGACGCCACAGGGACACAGACCAACGAACTGGACACTATGAGCACCATGAGCGACAgag